A window from Plasmodium chabaudi chabaudi strain AS genome assembly, chromosome: 11 encodes these proteins:
- a CDS encoding purine nucleoside phosphorylase, putative — MSGTQRHIKLSSKNATPVALVVGDPGRVDKIKLMCDSYIELAHNREYKSIECTYKGAKFLCVSHGVGSAGAAICFEELMNIGVKAIIRAGSCGSLQPGYIKRGDLCICNAAVREDRVTHLMIYPDYPAVGDFEVYDVLLKCAEELEVKAHTGISLSSDLYYPKDILPSRLEDYSKANVAVVEMELATLMVMGGLSGVKTGGIFIVDGCPLKWKEGDFDEVLDPKKLEEMIRVSMLACVTLTNRYTPN; from the coding sequence ATGTCAGGCACACAAAGGCATATCAAGCTTTCCTCGAAAAATGCAACTCCTGTTGCATTAGTTGTTGGTGACCCAGGACGAGttgacaaaataaaattaatgtgTGACTCATATATCGAGTTAGCACACAATAGGGAATACAAAAGTATTGAATGTACCTATAAAGGAGCgaaatttttatgtgtaAGTCATGGTGTTGGATCAGCTGGTGCTGCTATATGTTTTGAAGAATTGATGAATATAGGAGTAAAAGCTATTATCCGTGCAGGATCTTGTGGATCTTTACAACCCggttatataaaaagaggTGACTTATGCATATGTAATGCTGCTGTTAGGGAAGATAGAGTTACACATTTGATGATTTATCCAGATTACCCAGCTGTTGGAGATTTCGAAGTTTATgatgtattattaaaatgtgCTGAGGAATTAGAAGTTAAAGCACATACTGGTATTAGTTTATCCTCTGATTTATATTACCCCAAAGATATATTGCCATCCAGATTGGAAGATTATTCAAAAGCTAATGTAGCAGTTGTAGAAATGGAATTAGCAACCTTAATGGTCATGGGTGGTTTATCAGGTGTAAAGACTGGTGGTATTTTCATTGTTGATGGATGCCCATTAAAATGGAAAGAAGGTGACTTTGATGAGGTCTTGGATCCTAAAAAATTAGAGGAGATGATAAGAGTCAGTATGTTAGCATGTGTAACATTAACCAATAGATATACTCCTAATTAA
- a CDS encoding GTP-binding protein, putative has product MIKIFKLLLFKNESSTKSITPYLAKPFLNINFLNNDDIPFWLNSEYIKKGNTIFSSKIIAYPVYVAQTIHKYKPLDIPQIAIFGRSNVGKSSLINALMNYREVAQASKTPGRTRHLFIYNLLNHISVVDLPGYGFAKVSKELRDNWSILIEEYLNKAKNLKRALCLIECTELFTPYDYVLLDMFIMKNIPFQIIVTKIDKLKAEELHHAMIKIISTIENYKKKVKVFNETKHKKGNTFKKENCEFNINEYLFNVSSLKRFGIQELRANLSLIALDNAKGKHK; this is encoded by the exons atgatcaaaatatttaaattgttacTATTCAAGAATGAGTCGTCTAcaaaat CAATAACACCATATTTAGCCAAACCATTTCTcaacataaattttttaaataatgacgATATTCCCTTTTGGCTTAACTCGGaatat ATCAAAAAGGGGAATACAATTTTCAGTTCCAAAATTATTGCATACCCCGTTTATGTAGCTCAAACAATTCATAAGTACAAACCATTGGACATTCCGCAG ATTGCAATTTTTGGACGGTCAAATGTGGGAAAATCGAGTTTAATAAATGCCCTGATGAACTATAGGGAAGTTGCTCAAGCATCGAAAACGCCA GGTCGAACAagacatttatttatttacaatttGCTAAATCATATATCCGTTGTAGATCTACCAGGATATGGTTTTGCAAAAGTTTCAAAAGAACTTCGAGATAATTGGTCGATACTTATAgaagaatatttaaataaagcaaaaaatttaaagagAGCTTTATGCTTAATTGAGTGTACAGAATTATTTACACCTTATgattatgttttattgGACATGttcataatgaaaaatattcctTTTCAAATTATAGTTACAAAAATAGATAAGCTAAAG GCTGAAGAATTACACCATGCaatgataaaaatcatTTCAACGATCgaaaattataagaaaaaagtaaaagtGTTTAACGAGactaaacataaaaaaggtAACACTTTTAAGAAGGAAAATTGTGAGttcaatataaatgaatatttattcaatGTTTCAAGTTTAAAACGTTTTGGAATTCAAGAGCTAAGAGCAAATTTAAGTTTAATAGCTTTAGATAATGCAAAAGGAAaacacaaataa
- a CDS encoding mitochondrial import inner membrane translocase subunit TIM16, putative: MLPFKPLSQFIFQFVFITSTALGKAFIQAYKEIIKNKNNTNLIKEKYNSYMNVEEALNILNLDRNKIYKKLTKEELMSLKEEINNRHIVLNKLNAKSGSYNGSVYIQKKAEVAKNILFQHLKLE; encoded by the exons atgttaccATTTAAGCCGCTAAGTCAGTTTATCTttcaatttgtttttataacttCTACTGCATTGGGGAAAGCCTTTATACAG GCGtataaagaaattataaaaaacaagaataatacaaatttaataaaagaaaaatataattcatatatgaATGTTGAAGAGgctttaaatattttaaatctagacagaaataaaatttataaaaaattaacaaaagaAGAATTAATGTCACtaaaagaagaaataaataatagacatattgttttaaataaactCAATGCAAAATCTGGGTCATACAATGGCTCtgtttatatacaaaaaaaagcagaagtagcaaaaaatattttgtttcaacatttaaaattagaataa
- a CDS encoding deoxyribodipyrimidine photo-lyase, putative, with amino-acid sequence MNETKPSVGKHGNELFMKENMNKITEEVGSLLRENYIQMNKEITNYDALKNEKFNEEMQKKIKPNTLLKEQPNNLMPNISIIYGDVKNDNNNYAKFSKLTNKDINIKMDAMQNERRVNRIHTNNSSDGVSTKMHHLPPKADTLNDKNEYPIDKKEHKIDCIDSKGTHINNNHADTNVKDNHTNSKQEHIGSKHADPNSKQEHMNSKSAHINAKDNRANNKHIPINNKFNRINPNIRNINKQADTECKKGCDDKMKNAPKHAKIEKKNGAILHKNNKMKPSGISGSDLISKDNKINNNEIKNKKNPYDVSTEKKLKILEKRVRCLNTYYNNRKDIPNCSLNSSVQYNDGNANANESSVKKNVLLLLTRDFRIADNWSIIYAHDLAKKNKCNLLACTYINRKEQFTERHINIKLKVLKNLEEEFKKLNIPFYVIPIFMIDEFMEFLRIQEIKTVVCDFHPLEYQKQFVENLVHMSNKKKIKVLQVDSHNIIPLWMTSKMEESSTRTIKPKIQAHLSSFLIEYIKLERFDQTIKYPEPFDIESLYKKLTVNNSCSVISDFVCTEKKARDVLEDFCKNKLDKYGVKRNDPNYDTINLLMPYINLGIISSQRCILEVNKYALQFPSIHTSSGKEYFNDDLLIKKELADNFCYYNKNYDNFNGAKDWAKESLKKHELDKRSHLYDYEDFRNARTHNDIWNCCQLQLVNEGTIHEFLRMYWAKKILNWSENSKAALKCAIKLTNEFAIDGKTANAYASIMSSIMGVHDQSWNERSVFGKIRYMDYNSCKRNFDINLYMTKYPKGKENALIVQKIPTITFSNYIKKRKNNELIPAQENKNEKVQKKNPMAGGNDKEVKTVMNPNETKLNVMKLSDVKPNETKLSGMKLK; translated from the exons ATGAACGAAACAAAACCAAGTGTTGGTAAACATGGTAACGAATTGTTtatgaaagaaaatatgaataaaattacGGAGGAAGTTGGTTCCTTACTCAGGGAAAATTACATTCAAAtgaataaagaaataacaaattatgacgcattaaaaaatgaaaaatttaacgaagaaatgcaaaaaaaaataaaaccaaATACCTTATTAAAAGAACAACCAAATAATCTAATGCCCAATATTAGCATAATATATGGTGATGTAAAAAacgataataataattatgcgAAATTTTCCAAACTAACAAATAAAGATatcaatattaaaatggatGCAATGCAAAATGAAAGGCGAGTAAATCGTATTCATACTAACAATAGTAGTGATGGGGTTAGTACCAAAATGCATCATCTTCCCCCCAAAGCAGATACATTAAATgacaaaaatgaatacccaattgataaaaaagaacACAAAATTGATTGTATAGATTCAAAAGGTACccatataaataacaacCATGCCGATACAAATGTGAAAGATAACCACACAAATAGTAAGCAAGAGCATATCGGTAGCAAGCATGCCGACCCAAATAGTAAACAAGAACATATGAATAGCAAATCTGCACACATAAATGCAAAGGATAATCGTGCAAATAATAAGCACATTCCTATAAATAACAAGTTCAATCGTATAAATCCAAATATAAGAAACATAAACAAACAAGCAGACACGGAATGTAAAAAGGGATGTGatgataaaatgaaaaatgctCCAAAGCATGctaaaatagaaaaaaaaaatggtgcaatattacataaaaataataaaatgaaaccTTCTGGTATATCAGGTTCTGACTTAATAAGcaaagataataaaataaataataatgaaataaaaaataaaaagaatccATATGATGTATCAactgaaaaaaaactaaaaatattagaaaAACGTGTTAGATGtttaaatacatattataataatagaaaaGATATACCAAATTGTAGCTTGAATAGTTCAGTACAATATAATGATGGAAATGCAAATGCGAATGAAAGTagtgttaaaaaaaacgtactattattattaactCGTGATTTTAGAATAGCTGATAATTGgtctattatatatgcacatgatttggcaaaaaaaaacaaatgcaACTTATTAgcatgtacatatattaatagaaAAGAACAATTTACTGAAagacatataaatataaaattaaaagttttaaaaaatctaGAAgaagaatttaaaaaattaaacatCCCATTTTATGTTATTCCTATATTTATGATAGATGAATTTATGGAATTTTTAAGAATTCAAGAAATAAAGACAGTTGTCTGTGATTTCCATCCATTAGAATATCAAAAACAATTTGTAGAAAATCTTGTACATAtgtcaaataaaaaaaaaataaaagttttaCAAGTAGATTcacataatattataccATTATGGATGACATCAAAAATGGAAGAATCATCAACTCGAACTATAAAGCCAAAAATACAAGCCCACTTATCgtcatttttaatagaatatataaaattagaGCGTTTTGATCAAACTATAAAATATCCAGAACCATTTGATATTGAaagtttatataaaaaattaacagtTAATAATTCTTGCTCAGTCATATCAGATTTTGTATgtacagaaaaaaaagctaGAGATGTTTTGGAGGATTtctgtaaaaataaattagatAAATATGGTgtaaaaagaaatgatCCAAATTATGACACAATTAATCTTCTTATGCCGTACATTAATTTGGGAATTATATCGTCACAAAG gTGCATACTCGAAGTTAACAAATATGCTCTGCAATTTCCTTCTATTCATACATCAAGTGGAAAGGAATATTTCAATGATGACTTGTTAATAAAGAAAGAATTGGCAGACAATTTTTGTTACTATAATAAGAACtatgataattttaatgGAGCTAAGGATTGGGCAAAAGagagtttaaaaaaacatgagTTAGACAAAAGGAGCCATTTATATGATTACGAAGATTTTCGAAATGCTAGGACACATAATGATATTTGGAATTGTTGCCAATTACAATTAGTAAATGAGGGTACAATTCACGAATTTTTAAGAATGTATTGGGCCAAAAAAATTCTGAACTGGTCAGAAAATTCTAAAGCGGCATTAAAATGTGCAATTAAATTAACTAATGAATTTGCTATTGATGGAAAAACAGCTAATGCATATGCATCCATCATGTCATCTATTATGGGTGTTCATGATCAAAGTTGGAATGAGAGAAGTGTTTTTGGAAAAATTCGGTATATGGATTATAATAGTTGCAAACGTAATTTTgacataaatttatatatgacaAAATACCCAAAAGGGAAAGAAAATGCCTTAATTGTTCAGAAAATTCCGACAATAactttttcaaattatataaaaaaaagaaaaaacaacGAATTGATACCTGCccaggaaaataaaaatgaaaaggttcagaaaaaaaatcccATGGCAGGGGGAAACGACAAGGAAGTAAAAACTGTCATGAACCCAAATGAAACGAAGTTAAATGTCATGAAGCTAAGTGACGTGAAGCCAAATGAAACGAAGTTAAGTGGCATGAagttaaaatga
- a CDS encoding 6-cysteine protein, with protein sequence MFRSSIFGPLFLWSIFLIIKTNCFYFKVDSELISKDSNIRKCNKEHYLNFQGQIVQVCNDQIVTGSSTTNNIYVSAYNNENKWEDKFKLLNSHTQIKIEYFYSFITNESLVIVYCFSKSLTSPPYECHNAISTDLITFTTQKISIDFSSIDPLSLQDYSLNELEIFEKKYILICGLDIQKQQYEEYNKFILCNASSNGGLNWTEKFTFYVTGVDPNSKYSKLVPKISGNEIGFLYYSEGEELNRYLKCKYKDGFDYECYLVGLARLESYMWDISKIRGYYISIISNNKQPPHYIYYMHTNIYTIPLEAPSSMDANYKRGNLFPLDSYRLIYNYVAGDNSYTYILKHVGAVKYCTLLYIKREHMNPGFVKNGNKYICTILYDDLIVDGEDRYFTLGVYNGTKHDIRKCFYVKLNRDSEPVNIIHKIESVYEYNNYRLYTLYIKKELEKYFIFDITLECYLGEDFFLRLKLYFKNNYVLQTSDLNKNQNSINLYNNNIIYFTPPSPEYEETSMSQLTFPPYTRYVKLPDKNYIFQLPSYIKNEVTLQLPFVNKNDMSNQVIRSVVIHPSTENTQNDKSIIGLDFSNTNICNYANINPKCDNIVINENKINVTIDTKTTQDIQLAIICPITKKSKNTCFNDIYTNKKKKFIRDHLKDQQGLLTIYPKMYIHGVETNDAPYEESVLTIPKTYIQMFNEKKTNYNNTFICKCHSNNILYEITYTFV encoded by the exons atgttTCGGTCATCGATTTTTGGGCCTCTTTTTCTTTggagtatatttttaattataaaaacaaactgtttttattttaaagtaGATAGTGAACTGATATCAAAAGATTCGAATATTCGTAAATGTAATAAAGAAcactatttaaattttcaagGACAAATAGTCCAAGTGTGTAACGATCAAATAGTTACAGGCTCTTCTACAACtaacaatatttatgtatctgcatataataatgaaaataaatgggaagataaatttaaattactTAATTCACAtacacaaataaaaatcgaatatttttattcctttATAACTAATGAAAGCTTAGTAATAGTATACTGCTTTAGTAAATCCCTGACCAGTCCTCCATATGAATGCCACAATGCAATATCTACAGATTTAATAACATTTACAACTCAAAAGATTTCGATCGATTTTAGTTCAATCGATCCTTTAAGCTTACAAGATTATTCATTAAACGAATTAGagatatttgaaaaaaaatatatccttATATGTGGTTTAGATATACAGAAACAACAATAtgaagaatataataaatttattttatgtaatgCCAGTTCCAATGGTGGACTTAATTGGAC GGAAAAGTTTACCTTCTATGTAACGGGAGTCGATCCTAATTCAAAATACTCAAAGCTAGTTCCTAAGATAAGTGGAAATGAAATAggatttttatattactcTGAAGGGGAAGAACTAAATAGATActtaaaatgtaaatataaagacGGATTTGATTATGAATGTTATTTGGTGGGTTTGGCACGACTCGAAAGTTATATGTGggatatttcaaaaataagaggatattatatatcaattatttctaataataaacaaccaccacattatatatattatatgcatactaatatatatacaatccCATTAGAAGCCCCTTCAAGTATGGAtgcaaattataaaagaggaaatttatttcctttaGATAGTTATCGATTAATATACAATTATGTTGCTGGAGATAATAgctatacatatatattaaaacatgTTGGTGCCGTTAAATATTGTacactattatatataaaaagagaACATATGAATCCCggatttgtaaaaaatggaaataaatatatatgtacaattttatatgacGATTTAATTGTTGATGGTGAGGATAGATATTTTACTTTAGGAGTTTATAATGGTACGAAACATGATATaagaaaatgtttttatgtaaaattGAATAGAGATTCAGAACCCgttaatataatacataaaatagaatcagtatatgaatataataattatagattatatacattatatataaaaaaagagttagaaaaatattttattttcgatATAACATTAGAATGTTATTTAGGTGAAGATTTTTTCTTAagattaaaattatattttaaaaataattatgtattaCAAACTTccgatttaaataaaaatcaaaattctataaatctatataataataatataatatactttACCCCACCAAGCCCAGAATATGAAGAAACATCGATGTCTCAATTAACATTTCCTCCATATACCCGATATGTTAAACTTCctgataaaaattatatattccaATTGCCGtcttatattaaaaacGAAGTCACATTACAACTTCcttttgttaataaaaatgatatgaGTAATCAGGTGATAAGAAGTGTAGTAATACATCCAAGTACCGAAAATAcacaaaatgataaaagcATTATTGGACTTGACTTTTCTAATACCAATATATGTAACTATGCTAATATAAACCCTAAATGTGACAATAttgtaataaatgaaaataaaataaatgttacTATTGATACCAAAACTACCCAAGATATACAGCTAGCTATTATATGTCCTAtaactaaaaaaagtaaaaacaCATGCTTTAATGATATTTATActaataagaaaaaaaaatttattcgAGACCATTTAAAAGATCAACAAGGATTATTAACCATATATCCAAAAATGTACATACATGGAGTAGAAACTAATGATGCCCCATATGAAGAATCCGTATTGACTATACCTAAAACTTATATTCAAAtgtttaatgaaaaaaaaactaattACAATAACACCTTTATTTGTAAGTGCCACTCAAACAACATCCTATACGAAATTACCTACACATTcgtttaa
- a CDS encoding ras-related protein Rab-1A, putative produces the protein MNENRSRDYDYLYKIILIGDSGVGKSCILLRFSDDHFTESYITTIGVDFRFRTLKVDDKVVKLQIWDTAGQERFRTITSAYYRGADGIIIIYDTTDRNSFLHINDWMTEINKYTNEDTCKLLVGNKFDCKDEIEVPTAEGESKAKELNIPFIETSAKDSLNVELAFTMITQELIKKKKKKNINPANNNQAKVNLSSDDVDQNSLCSC, from the coding sequence ATGAATGAAAACAGATCAAGGGattatgattatttatacaaaataatattaattggTGATAGTGGAGTAGGAAAATCATGTATATTGTTAAGGTTTTCGGATGATCATTTTACTGAGAGTTATATAACCACTATAGGGGTTGACTTTCGTTTTAGGACTTTAAAAGTTGATGATAAGGTTGTAAAATTGCAAATATGGGATACAGCCGGACAAGAAAGATTTCGAACTATAACCTCAGCATATTATAGAGGAGCCGatggaataataataatttatgatACGACAGATagaaattcatttttacatattaatGATTGGATGactgaaataaataaatacacaAATGAAGATACTTGTAAATTGTTAGTAGGTAATAAGTTTGATTGTAAAGACGAAATTGAAGTTCCAACTGCTGAAGGTGAAAGTAAAGCAAAAGAATTAAACATACCATTTATTGAAACATCAGCTAAAGATTCATTGAATGTTGAACTAGCTTTTACTATGATAACTCAAGaacttattaaaaaaaaaaaaaaaaaaaatattaaccCAGCCAATAATAATCAAGCTAAGGTCAATCTGTCTTCAGATGACGTAGACCAAAATTCATTGTGTTcgtgttaa
- a CDS encoding tubulin--tyrosine ligase, putative, protein MSIYFRELFPSNKVIKFRTDFRNTIYDVFLHREWELTTHETEWNLCWSEKDWINEVYDTLSLKNDQYVNHFRNYYELTRKDLLAKNIKRLKKLYGKTQNTEELKKLDITPLTFVLPLEYKIFLEEYKKKSNRVWIMKPIGKSQGKGIFLFDKISQIKDWSNGAKNRISEDRARENEKDKEKIKDRDKDKDKGKENERDKLELYVAQEYIPNPLLIGGKKFDIRLYVLILSYYPLTIYIHRSGFARFSHRYFKNEKNNINDITMHLTNVAIQKNAEGYDDTVGGKWFIRELFIYMINRYGYNKIMDLIKNIENCIIQSFLAVHKIIINDKHCFELYGFDILIDNNLKPWLIEVNSSPSFSSNTKEDYNLKFNILDELMTLINIEKYNIPQMDRIGDFDCIYRNGEPINNLNPYNFHSYLGANLSGSEHLKQIAKSIKQNLNEKNISTNK, encoded by the exons atgtctatatatttcaGAGAGCTATTTCCTTCAAATAA ggttataaaatttagaaCGGATTTTCGTAACACAATTTATGACGTGTTTTTGCATAGGGAATGGGAGCTCACCACGCA TGAAACGGAATGGAATTTATGCTGGTCTGAAAAGGATTGGATAAATGAAGTATATGATACTCTTTCCCTTAAAAATGATCAATATGTCAACCATTTTAGGAATTACTATGAa CTGACTCGTAAAGACCTACTAGccaagaatataaaaaggctaaaaaagttatatgGAAAAACGCAAAATActgaagaattaaaaaaacttgATATAACACCACTTACCTTTGTTCTACCGCtcgaatataaaatatttttagaggaatataaaaaaaaaagtaatcgAGTATGGATCATGAAACCGATTGGAAAATCTCAAGGAAAAggaatttttctttttgataaaatttcTCAAATAAAGGATTGGAGTAATGGTGCTAAAAATAGGATCAGTGAAGATAGGGCCcgagaaaatgaaaaagataaGGAGAAGATAAAGGATCGAGATAAGGACAAGGATAAGGGAAAGGAAAATGAACGTGATAAGCTTGAGCTATATGTCGCACAAGAATATATTCCTAATCCTTTATTAATTGGAGGAAAGAAATTTGATATACGTTTATATGTGTTAATTTTGTCATATTACCCACtaactatttatatacataggAGTGGGTTTGCTCGATTTTCTCATAggtattttaaaaatgagaaaaataatataaatgatataacaATGCATTTAACAAATGTAgcaatacaaaaaaatgcagAAGGTTACGATGATACGGTAGGAGGGAAATGGTTCATAAGGgaactatttatatatatgattaatAGGTATggatataacaaaataatggatttaataaaaaatatagaaaattgtataataCAATCATTTTTAGCTGtccataaaattataataaatgataaacaTTGTTTTGAATTATATGGTTTTGATATACttattgataataatttaaaaccATGGTTAATTGAAGTAAATTCTTCTccatcattttcttcaaatACTAAAGAagattataatttaaaatttaatatcttAGACGAATTAATGactttaataaatattgaaaaatacaatatacCACAAATGGACAGGATTGGAGATTTTGATTGTATTTATAGAAATGGTGAACCTATCAACAATTTGAAtccttataattttcattccTATCTTg gGGCAAATTTATCAGGAAGTGAGcatttaaaacaaatagcaaaaagtataaaacaaaatttaaacgaaaaaaatatttcgacaaataaataa